The Syntrophorhabdaceae bacterium genomic sequence CATACCTCACCAATTGCGCACTTTTTCTGCGATTTACTTTCGACCTTGGCCATGTCGAGCACGTCGTTGATGAGGTTAAGCAGATGCTCTGATACCAGGCCATGTATTGCTCACCTTTGCGTGTTTTTACTTGAGCACGCTTTCAAAGCAAAACTTCTTCTCCCGAAACAATTTCACACACACATCCACCACCCCAGCATTATAGAGGATACCCTTGCTCTTCTCTGTCTCTTCAAGGGCTGAATCGATCCCCCTTGCCGGCCTGTAGGGACGGTGGGACGCCATTGCCTCAACCACGTCGGCAACGCTGATGATCTGGGATTCGAGAAGGATCTGTTCACCCTTCAATCCCCGGGGGTAGCCTGAACCATCCAGCCGTTCATGGTGCTGGAGGACGATCTCGGCTATGGGATGCGGTAATTCCGTATCTTTGATTATGTCGTATCCCGATTGGGGATGGACCTTGATGAGGCTGAATTCTATGTCCGTTAATTTGCCGGGCTTGCTTAAGATCTCGGCGGGTACCGATATCTTGCCTATGTCATGGATGCTGCCCGCCATGCGGATGGTATCGACGGTATCATTCGGAAGTCCCATCTCCTGTGCGATCACCCACGCAAGGCTTGATACCCTTTCCTGGTGGCCCGCGGTGTAAGGGTCTCGTGCTTCGACGGTTAAAGACATTGCATGGATGGTCCCTACCAGGTTCTTTCTTAACTTCTCCATGGTCTGCTTCAGTCTTTCTTCGGCGAGTTTGCGGTCGGTGGTGTCGCGGACAACACATATCAACCCACCGCTATCCAGTGCCGTTAATGACACCTCCTGGAAGAAAGCGCTCCCGTCTTTCTTCTTTCCTGTTGCCTCACCCCGCCACTGTCCTTTTCGGCCGAACTCCGGCATGATATCGCGATTGAATCTTTGCAGTTCATCCTCTTCATAAAGAATATGCCATGATTGTCCTATTAACTCCTCCGCTGCATCGTACCCGTAGATCCGTGCATGAGCTTCGTTCACGTACACGTATTTTTGATCTTCGTTAAGGATTCCAATACCATCGATCGAGGCCTCCATGGCATCGATCTGTTGTTTAATTTTCGCCTCGGCCTGCCTGCGCTCGGTGATGTCATCAGAGATGCCCAACAGGAATTTTGTGACCCCATCGGAACCCCGGATGCAAACCTTCCGGGTATGGAGAAGCCGCTGGCCTTTCTTGGCCGTCAGGATAGGCTCTTCCGGGATGTCCAGCATGTCAATCTCTCCATCGAGCACTTCCCGGTCCTTGGCCATGAAGTGGGCTGCCTGTTCGGGGGGAAACAGGTCCAGGTTGTTCTTCCCGATCAGATCCCTGCGGTCATATCCAAGGAGTTCCTCTCCGGCGCGATTGAATACTACAAAACGCAGGTCTGTTGCCTCTTTGAGGAAAATCATGAGCGGCAGATTTTCCACGACTGCCTCGAAGAGTGCCTTCGACTCCTTCAGTTCCGCTTCGGCCTGTCTGCGATCGGTGATGTCACGAATATTGCATTGCACCAACGTTGTCTTGTCGACGAGATATATATCCGTATCGATATGCTGCCCGGACCTGGTTTTCACGGGAATATCGTTGTAATTGATAATGCCGCTCCTGTTCAATTCTTGCATTGTCGCCTGGAAATCATGCATATCCAGCGAAACACCGATGTCCTGAAGCTTATTGCCGATACTCTCTTCATTGCTATAGCCCAACATCTTCTCGATGGCCGGATTGGCACGGGTTATCTTCCCTTCTCCTTTTTCGAGAAGCACTATCCCGTCGCTTGCGGTCTCATAGAGACGTCTGAAGAGCTCCTCGGACTCCGCTAACAAGTTCTCCAGTCGCTTGCGGTCGGTAATGTCCTCCATGGCAAGGAGGATGACCCGTTCCTTTCCCGACGCTCTTTGGATCTGCCGGGCATTCAAAAGCATGGTGCGCCTGCCGATAACGGCAAAGTCGTGTTCGACCTCGTAGTTATCGAAGGCCGCCTTTTCGGGAAGAATGGTTTCCAGCAGCTCCCGCAGCCCGGGGATATCCCACTGTTTATTCCCCAGGTCATAGATAAGCTGACCCACCGTCTCTTCAGGTTTTACCTTAAAGAATTCATAGTATGCGCGGCTGGTAGTGATCACCCTTAGATCCTGGTCCAGGACGATCAAGACTTCACGCATGGTGTTGATGATGCTCTCGGCGTATTCGCGGACTGCGTCTTCAGATACTTTGGTTACTTCCAGTTCTTTATGCGTCTTTTCCCGGCCCACCTTACGCCTCCTTTTGCGGTATCTATCAAGAATTATTAATTGTTTATTTTATTTTTGCAAGGCAACCAGAACCTATAAATTGGAAAAGTGATTAGTACTGGTAGAAGCAAGACAAATTATGATCCCGTTGGTTCAAACACAAACCCCTTGTCCCTAAACAACTCAAGACACACCTCCACCGCTTTCTCGTCATAGAGGATGCCTTTGTTCTTCTCTATCTCTTCAAGGGCAGCATCAATACTTTTAGCAGGCCTGTAGGGACGATGAGACGAAATGGCTTCCACTACGTCAGCAATTGCAATGATCTTTGCTCCAAGGAGGGTCTCGCCACCCTTTAAGCCTTGCGGATACCCCGAACCGTCTAATCTTTCATGGTGTTGGAGGACTATCTCTGCCAGGGGATAGGGCAATTGCACATCCTTGAGTATGTCATATCCTGATTGAGGGTGAGCCTTGATGAAACTCATCTCTACATTTGTGAGCGTGCCAGGCTTACTTAAGATTTCAGATGGAACCGACATCTTGCCTATGTCGTGGATGACACCCGCCATGCGGATAGTATCGATCATGTCCTTTGGTAAACCCATTTCTTCGGCAATCGTCCGCGCAAGATTTGATACCTTCCTCTGATGACCTGCGGTATAAGGGTCTCTGGTCTCTATTATCAACGACACGGCCTGGATGGTTCCCGCCAGGTTTTTTCTCATCTTCTCCATGGCCCATTTCAGTTCTCTGTCGGCCTCTTTCCGGTGGGTTATATCCCGTGTCACCCCCAGAATCCCCGTGGGCCTGCCGCTTGCATCACGCAAAAAAGAGACCTTGACCTCAGCCCATCCTGTTGAGCCATCATTACGTATATGCTCCATTTCAAGTACACGGGATCTGAACATATCCGCCTGTTCAATGGTCTCCCTGGCAAGCTCCTCTCGCAGGATGCCAAGCACCATCTCATAAGAACGCGGTGATACAACATCCTTTAGCGACTGATGAACAGGCTGGCCTTCGGTAATGCCCCGAAGCCTTGCAATGGAAGGACTAACATACGTGTAATTGAGGTTCATATCCATCGTCCAGATCACATCCGATGCGTTTTCTGCCAGGAGGCGGTAAAGACTTTCACTCTTTCTCAGTGCCTCATCCGCCTGCTTACGTTCAGTGATGTCGATCATCATCCCCGTTATGACACCCGATTCAAGGGTTGCGCTCAAAAGGACAACGATGGGTTCTTCCTTCTTGGTGACAAATTCTACCTCAAAACCGGTAAGTTTGCCGGTTTGTTCAAGAATCTCCAGGACGGTGTTTCTGTCCCGCTGGTTTCGATACCGGACAGAAACACCGCCTGACGCGGCTTCTTCCATGGTCTCAAAACCGAACATGCGTAAGCACGCATCGTTATAGTAAAGAACGTCGCCCTCGATATTGCTCAGGAAGACTCCAACAAGAGCATTGTCCATGAGGTCACGATATCGTTTTTCACTCTTTCTCAGTTCAGAAACAAACTGGCGCAGCTCTGAAACTTCATTGAGAAGCTGTTCTCTGGTTCGGCGTTCGTCTTCCATCACATATACCTCCAAGAGCTCTGGCTAACGATATAAACATACTACCACGTTCTTGAAGTTGCTGGACCTGAGGAATTCGGGAAATGGCTCATTTATTTTTGCAGCCTTCGGGATGCAATGTTTTGCGCTGCAGCTCACCGCTTCCTCTCCTGAGCTCTGTTTCAACTTTATCGACAAACCCGGACTTTTGCGGTTCATTGAGAATTGCATCGCTTGTCTCATTGTCAGGCCAGATGGGAAGTTCCTTGCTGAGTCTCGCTTGAAATCCTCCCGTCCCCTGTATCAGTACCGTTGCCTTTTTGTATGGTTCACCTGTTCTGTGAGGTTCTTTCATCCGGCTTCCATAAGGTAATAAATGATACGGGGGAAGGGGCAAGCTTGAAAGGTGGTATTTCTTTGATTCTCCGCCTTAAGGTGGATATCGCTCCGGGCAGTTCCTGTCGTGTTCTGGATGGATATTTCATCTGCTCTCCCACGATGACTAATAATATCTCAATATATCAGAACATTATGAATACTGTAACAGATATCTTGACTGTGTCAATACGGACGGTTCCATGCGTCCCATGGGTCCTATCTCTCTCCTGCACATCATTTCCCCAGAAAGAGCTTGGGGAGGAACGTTGAGAGAAAAGGAACATAGGTGATAACAAGAAGGGATCCAAAGAAGATCAGGATAAAAGGCAGGATGGCCTTGCCGACCTCGACAAGGGAACGTCTCATGATGGCCATCGAAACAAAGAGGTTCAATCCGAAGGGCGGGGTGAGAAAGCCGCATTCGACATTTACGATCATGATGATCCCGTAGTGAACGAGATCGATGTCATACTTAACGAGGGTCTCACCGAGAATGGGCGATATGATGATGATCGCCGTCACGATGTCCATCAGCGCCCCGATAATGAGAAGTGCGCCATTTATTGCCAGGAGAAAGAGCCATTTGCTCTCAATGTTGGCAACGATGAACTCCGCGAGCTTCACCGGTATCTGCTCGACAGTAAGAAACCAGATAAAGGTCATGGCGCAGGAGAGGATGAAAAGGAGACACCCCGACAGGATGGCTGAATCTCTACAAATGGTGAAGAGACGGTTGATCTTCAGCTCCCTGTAAACGAAAAGCTCGATAACCAGGGCGTAAACGACCGATACCGCGGCTGCCTCGGTAGGGGTGAAGACACCTCCATAGATGCCGCCAAGGACGAGAACAGGCAACAAAAGAGCCCAGATCCCATCCTTCAATATCTTCAGGGCTTCCCTCAAGGTATAGGTAGTTTCCGATTTCCAGCCGTGTTCCCTGGCCTTGTAGAAGGCATATCCCATGAGACAGAGGCCCAGGAACACCCCCGGCAGGAACCCCGCCATGAAGATCTCCGCCACGGACACATTCATGACAAGGGCGTAAAGGATCATGGGAATGCTCGGGGGGATAAGAATCCCCAGGGAACCGGAGGATGTGAGGAGGCCGATGGAAAAACGCTCTCCATACCCTTCCTTTACAAGGGCAGGCATCATGATGCTTCCGATAGCGATGACGGTAGCCGGTGACGAACCCGAAATTGCCGCGAAGAACATGCAGGCCAGAATAGAGGCCATGGCAAGCCCTCCGCTGAACCGGCCGACGCAAAGCTTCATCACATTCACGAGCCTGTTCGAAATAGCGCCTTCCGCCATGATGTTGCCTGCAAGAATAAAGAAGGGGACACCGAGGAGCACAAAGTTGTCGAGCCCGTTGAACAATTGCTGAATAAGCGAGGTAAGCGGCGTCTGGGCGATGAAAATAAGGTAGACTGCCGTCGTTGCCACGAGGACAATGGCGATGGGGGCGCTAAGAGCGAGGAGAGCAAAGAAACACAGAAGAATAAGCACCAGGTCCATTGGCTATCTTCTCCTCACTCTCTCGAATGGTTTCCTTTCGAGAAAACCTCTGAAGTGGCGATAAGAGAGTGCAAAAAAGCGAAAGGTCATCGTGAGAGCAAAAAGAGGGATCGGTATGTAGGGA encodes the following:
- a CDS encoding PAS domain S-box protein; translated protein: MGREKTHKELEVTKVSEDAVREYAESIINTMREVLIVLDQDLRVITTSRAYYEFFKVKPEETVGQLIYDLGNKQWDIPGLRELLETILPEKAAFDNYEVEHDFAVIGRRTMLLNARQIQRASGKERVILLAMEDITDRKRLENLLAESEELFRRLYETASDGIVLLEKGEGKITRANPAIEKMLGYSNEESIGNKLQDIGVSLDMHDFQATMQELNRSGIINYNDIPVKTRSGQHIDTDIYLVDKTTLVQCNIRDITDRRQAEAELKESKALFEAVVENLPLMIFLKEATDLRFVVFNRAGEELLGYDRRDLIGKNNLDLFPPEQAAHFMAKDREVLDGEIDMLDIPEEPILTAKKGQRLLHTRKVCIRGSDGVTKFLLGISDDITERRQAEAKIKQQIDAMEASIDGIGILNEDQKYVYVNEAHARIYGYDAAEELIGQSWHILYEEDELQRFNRDIMPEFGRKGQWRGEATGKKKDGSAFFQEVSLTALDSGGLICVVRDTTDRKLAEERLKQTMEKLRKNLVGTIHAMSLTVEARDPYTAGHQERVSSLAWVIAQEMGLPNDTVDTIRMAGSIHDIGKISVPAEILSKPGKLTDIEFSLIKVHPQSGYDIIKDTELPHPIAEIVLQHHERLDGSGYPRGLKGEQILLESQIISVADVVEAMASHRPYRPARGIDSALEETEKSKGILYNAGVVDVCVKLFREKKFCFESVLK
- a CDS encoding PAS domain S-box protein; this encodes MEDERRTREQLLNEVSELRQFVSELRKSEKRYRDLMDNALVGVFLSNIEGDVLYYNDACLRMFGFETMEEAASGGVSVRYRNQRDRNTVLEILEQTGKLTGFEVEFVTKKEEPIVVLLSATLESGVITGMMIDITERKQADEALRKSESLYRLLAENASDVIWTMDMNLNYTYVSPSIARLRGITEGQPVHQSLKDVVSPRSYEMVLGILREELARETIEQADMFRSRVLEMEHIRNDGSTGWAEVKVSFLRDASGRPTGILGVTRDITHRKEADRELKWAMEKMRKNLAGTIQAVSLIIETRDPYTAGHQRKVSNLARTIAEEMGLPKDMIDTIRMAGVIHDIGKMSVPSEILSKPGTLTNVEMSFIKAHPQSGYDILKDVQLPYPLAEIVLQHHERLDGSGYPQGLKGGETLLGAKIIAIADVVEAISSHRPYRPAKSIDAALEEIEKNKGILYDEKAVEVCLELFRDKGFVFEPTGS
- a CDS encoding TRAP transporter large permease subunit, with the protein product MDLVLILLCFFALLALSAPIAIVLVATTAVYLIFIAQTPLTSLIQQLFNGLDNFVLLGVPFFILAGNIMAEGAISNRLVNVMKLCVGRFSGGLAMASILACMFFAAISGSSPATVIAIGSIMMPALVKEGYGERFSIGLLTSSGSLGILIPPSIPMILYALVMNVSVAEIFMAGFLPGVFLGLCLMGYAFYKAREHGWKSETTYTLREALKILKDGIWALLLPVLVLGGIYGGVFTPTEAAAVSVVYALVIELFVYRELKINRLFTICRDSAILSGCLLFILSCAMTFIWFLTVEQIPVKLAEFIVANIESKWLFLLAINGALLIIGALMDIVTAIIIISPILGETLVKYDIDLVHYGIIMIVNVECGFLTPPFGLNLFVSMAIMRRSLVEVGKAILPFILIFFGSLLVITYVPFLSTFLPKLFLGK